In Mixophyes fleayi isolate aMixFle1 chromosome 11, aMixFle1.hap1, whole genome shotgun sequence, one DNA window encodes the following:
- the LOC142107662 gene encoding lens fiber membrane intrinsic protein-like isoform X1 codes for MCAAQSRLSRFLPRYHLSLGLAVRMYSFMGGGLFCACVGNILLVVSTATDYWMQYRLSGAFAHQGLWRYCVTGKCYMQTESIAYWNATRAFMILSTLSCFAGIIAGILSFAHFSTFQRFNRSFAAGIMFFISTLFVLLAMAIYTGVTVNFMGKRFGDWRFSWSYILGWVALLMTFFAGIFYMCAYRMHECRRVTGPR; via the exons ATGTGTGCAGCTCAGTCCCGTCTCTCCCGCTTCCTCCCCAGATATCATCTCTCGCTCGGCCTTGCTGTCAGGATGTACAGTTTCATGGGTGGTGGGCTCTTCTGTGCCTGCGTGGGCAACATTCTCCTGGTGGTGTCTACAGCGACTGACTACTGGATGCAGTACCGGCTGTCCGGGGCCTTCGCACACCAGGGTCTCTGGAGATACTGTGTGACCGGGAAATGCTACATGCAGACCGAGAGCATCG CGTATTGGAACGCTACGCGGGCCTTTATGATCCTGTCCACCTTGTCGTGCTTCGCCGGGATCATTGCTGGGATCCTTTCCTTCGCTCACTTCTCCACTTTCCAGAGATTTAACAGATCCTTTGCTGCAGGCATCATGTTCTTCATCTCCA CTCTGTTTGTGCTGCTGGCCATGGCTATCTATACTGGAGTAACGGTTAATTTTATGGGCAAGCGGTTCGGCGACTGGCGTTTTTCCTGGTCCTATATCCTGGGCTGGGTGGCTCTGCTAATGACCTTCTTTGCAG
- the LOC142106942 gene encoding uncharacterized protein LOC142106942, with amino-acid sequence MENYVDSRERASGGEHTSSSQHGVAKQISNTYVPTSSAAECSKPPEKKVQPPPIRSAIVPSSHHRSSHSLDRQSQSSSATGALDLQAVIGRSGSSISGITVPIRLDALSYLLHNAVTGAYKTPSPAPVLPYMYPTCPYSQMGCPPYTTCMNPQYCSVPFPNQFSSCQPGFIPCGNQPVPTFQQQVPNYNQFMGGTTPKENKSPLSNAPPQTGMALSSDGTGLVQENTGSFQSDVNRWAKKPNDRFGSNTSNSFSSESQQQNSPSRGGFARFGDKQNEDSWSGRQQTSFRRGFGRGRGDFAGQSWRDNSRGQDKERRFGDGSRNMDYGGQKRFTVSPERSQERGSFFKRGRWPGGRGSGGESHDTWQQRNREDDSPNWSITKATQDRFISGGQAKSTSKSAEDENWETDYPVQATTSKSDKPSGQCLIKLSSPLPSSPKSDCSRKSSESSQYLKPTVKSVNEGDEGKSDKIIGGLGAEPACEKEEGETDSGSEKADVETADPEPQVGEQVSAPSSVVNSAEHVETIEVNTEKREEDVYSFIISVDGDDSKGLLVEVNAERP; translated from the coding sequence agCATCAGGTGGAGAACACACATCTTCATCCCAACATGGAGTTGCCAAGCAAATTAGTAACACATACGTTCCTACTAGTTCAGCCGCAGAATGCTCAAAACCGCCAGAGAAAAAAGTACAGCCTCCCCCAATCAGATCCGCTATTGTGCCATCTTCTCACCATAGATCTTCTCACTCTTTGGATAGACAAAGCCAATCCTCTTCTGCCACAGGGGCATTAGATCTGCAAGCTGTAATTGGTCGATCTGGATCCTCTATCTCTGGAATAACTGTCCCTATACGTTTGGATGCCTTGTCATATTTGCTTCATAATGCCGTTACGGGAGCCTATAAAACGCCTTCTCCAGCGCCAGTCCTCCCATACATGTACCCGACATGTCCTTATTCCCAAATGGGATGTCCTCCCTACACCACGTGCATGAACCCACAGTATTGTTCTGTACCATTCCCAAATCAGTTTTCCTCTTGTCAGCCCGGATTCATACCTTGTGGTAACCAACCAGTTCCGACATTTCAGCAACAAGTGCCAAACTATAACCAATTTATGGGTGGTACAACACCGAAAGAGAACAAGAGTCCTTTGTCCAACGCTCCACCCCAAACCGGAATGGCTTTAAGTTCTGACGGAACAGGCTTAGTGCAAGAGAATACTGGAAGTTTTCAGTCGGATGTTAATAGATGGGCCAAGAAACCTAATGATAGGTTTGGTAGTAATACGAGCAACTCCTTCTCTTCAGAAAGCCAGCAACAAAACTCTCCATCACGAGGAGGTTTTGCAAGGTTCGGAGATAAGCAGAATGAAGATAGCTGGTCGGGAAGACAGCAAACAAGTTTCAGAAGGGGATTTGGAAGGGGCAGAGGTGACTTTGCTGGTCAGTCTTGGCGCGATAACTCAAGAGGTCAGGATAAAGAAAGGCGATTTGGAGACGGATCCCGTAACATGGATTATGGTGGTCAGAAAAGGTTCACGGTTAGCCCAGAAAGATCCCAAGAGAGGGGCAGTTTTTTTAAGCGGGGTCGCTGGCCAGGTGGTAGAGGAAGTGGTGGAGAAAGTCATGACACTTGGCAGCAGAGAAACCGAGAAGATGACTCCCCAAACTGGTCTATCACAAAAGCCACCCAAGACAGGTTCATTTCAGGCGGTCAAGCAAAAAGTACTAGCAAGTCTGCTGAAGATGAGAATTGGGAGACCGATTATCCAGTACAAGCCACAACCTCTAAATCTGACAAGCCCTCTGGGCAGTGCTTAATAAAATTAAGTTCACCGTTGCCTTCTTCACCTAAGAGTGATTGCTCAAGAAAAAGCAGTGAATCTTCTCAATACCTCAAGCCCACAGTCAAATCAGTAAATGAAGGAGATGAAGGCAAGAGTGACAAGATCATAGGAGGCCTCGGGGCAGAACCTGCTTGTGAAAAGGAAGAAGGAGAAACAGATTCTGGTTCCGAGAAAGCAGACGTGGAGACGGCGGATCCTGAACCTCAGGTTGGAGAACAAGTTTCTGCTCCAAGTTCCGTTGTTAATTCTGCAGAACATGTTGAGACTATTGAAGTAAACACCGAGAAAAGAGAAGAGGATGTCTATTCCTTTATTATCTCTGTCGATGGAGATGACAGCAAGGGGCTTTTGGTGGAGGTGAATGCAGAAAGGCCATAA